The Lysobacter gummosus genome includes a region encoding these proteins:
- a CDS encoding alpha-amylase family glycosyl hydrolase: protein MSAVRISSDPLRNDAWWRGAVIYQIYPRSFRDLDGDGVGDLPGIIDKLGYVADLGVDAIWISPFFKSPMADFGYDIADYRAVDPLFGDIDDFDRLLAKAHALGLRVMIDQVLSHTSNEHEWFKRSRESRDNEYSDWYVWADAREDGTAPNNWMSLFGGVAWRWEPRRQQYYLHNFLSAQPDLNFHNPAVRAAVLDNVRFWLDRGVDGLRLDAINFCFHDAQLRDNPPKPAAQRVGRGFSPDNPYAFQYHHYNNTQPENLAFLGELRALLDRYPGAVALGEISSEDSLATMDDYTRDGRLHMGYSFELLTEDYSVAHIRGTVQRLEATMREGWPCWAISNHDVQRVVTRWGRGERPAHFATLLSALVCSLRGSVCVYQGEELGLPEADLPFDALQDPYGKAFWPTFKGRDGCRTPLPWDTSERAGFTSGEPWLPIPASHRALDIASQQDDPASKLNGFRRFLSWRKHHAALLDGAIGFLDSAEPAIAFVRGEGSQAMLMAFNLGDAPASVELGERADWIADDGHGLPCGHIQGQRLILPAYGMYAARARG, encoded by the coding sequence TTGTCCGCCGTCCGTATTTCCAGCGATCCGCTCCGCAACGACGCTTGGTGGCGCGGCGCGGTCATCTACCAGATCTACCCGCGCAGCTTCCGCGACCTCGACGGCGACGGCGTGGGCGACCTGCCCGGCATCATCGACAAGCTCGGCTACGTGGCCGACCTGGGCGTGGACGCGATCTGGATCTCGCCGTTCTTCAAATCGCCGATGGCCGACTTCGGCTACGACATCGCCGACTACCGCGCGGTCGATCCGCTGTTCGGCGACATCGACGACTTCGACCGGCTGCTGGCCAAGGCGCATGCGCTGGGCCTGCGGGTGATGATCGACCAGGTGCTCAGCCACACCTCCAACGAACACGAATGGTTCAAGCGCAGCCGCGAGAGCCGCGACAACGAGTATTCCGACTGGTACGTGTGGGCCGACGCGCGCGAGGACGGCACCGCGCCGAACAACTGGATGTCGCTGTTCGGCGGCGTCGCCTGGCGCTGGGAACCGCGCCGGCAGCAGTACTACCTGCACAACTTCCTGTCGGCGCAGCCGGACCTGAATTTCCACAACCCGGCGGTGCGCGCGGCGGTGCTGGACAACGTGCGCTTCTGGCTCGATCGCGGCGTCGATGGCCTGCGCCTGGACGCGATCAATTTCTGCTTCCACGACGCGCAGCTGCGCGACAATCCGCCCAAGCCGGCGGCGCAGCGGGTCGGCCGCGGCTTCAGCCCGGACAATCCGTACGCGTTCCAGTATCACCACTACAACAACACCCAGCCGGAAAACCTCGCGTTCCTGGGCGAACTGCGCGCGCTGCTGGACCGCTATCCGGGCGCGGTGGCGCTGGGCGAGATCTCCTCGGAGGACTCGCTGGCGACCATGGACGACTACACCCGCGACGGCCGCCTGCACATGGGTTACAGCTTCGAGTTGCTGACCGAGGACTACAGCGTCGCGCACATCCGCGGCACGGTGCAGCGCCTGGAAGCGACCATGCGCGAAGGCTGGCCGTGCTGGGCGATCTCCAATCACGACGTGCAGCGCGTGGTCACGCGCTGGGGCCGCGGCGAGCGGCCGGCGCACTTCGCCACCCTGCTCAGCGCGCTGGTGTGTTCGCTGCGCGGATCGGTGTGCGTGTACCAGGGCGAGGAATTGGGGCTGCCCGAGGCCGATCTGCCTTTCGACGCCTTGCAGGACCCGTACGGCAAAGCGTTCTGGCCCACCTTCAAGGGCCGCGACGGCTGCCGCACGCCGCTGCCGTGGGACACCAGCGAGCGCGCCGGCTTCACCAGCGGCGAGCCATGGCTGCCGATTCCGGCCAGCCATCGCGCGCTCGACATCGCCAGCCAGCAGGACGACCCGGCCTCCAAGCTCAACGGCTTCCGCCGTTTCCTGAGCTGGCGCAAACATCATGCCGCGCTGCTCGACGGCGCCATCGGTTTCCTCGACAGCGCCGAGCCGGCGATCGCGTTCGTGCGCGGCGAAGGCAGCCAGGCGATGCTGATGGCGTTCAACCTCGGCGACGCGCCGGCGTCGGTGGAACTGGGCGAACGCGCCGACTGGATCGCCGACGACGGCCATGGCCTGCCCTGCGGCCACATCCAGGGCCAGCGTTTGATCCTGCCGGCCTACGGCATGTACGCGGCGCGCGCTCGCGGCTGA